The following are encoded in a window of Methanobrevibacter ruminantium M1 genomic DNA:
- a CDS encoding NADH-quinone oxidoreductase subunit B family protein: protein MLKKLKDIVRKSSIHVCIVNCGGCNGCDVELVALLSPRYDLEQYGIYVHNNPREADVLLVTGAVTEQWRDNLRRIYAKAPEPKIVVAVGNCPQSGDVFAQEGGRVLAPVSDFIPVDAAIPGCPPRPSEILEAVLTVAPGAIAAKGRAQDARKD from the coding sequence ATGCTTAAGAAACTTAAAGATATTGTGAGAAAAAGTTCAATTCATGTCTGTATAGTAAACTGCGGAGGATGCAATGGCTGTGATGTAGAGTTAGTTGCACTTTTGTCCCCAAGATACGACCTTGAACAGTATGGAATCTATGTTCACAATAATCCTCGTGAAGCTGATGTTCTTTTAGTGACTGGTGCAGTTACAGAACAATGGAGAGACAATTTAAGAAGGATCTATGCAAAGGCTCCTGAACCTAAGATTGTGGTTGCAGTTGGAAACTGTCCTCAGTCCGGAGATGTCTTCGCACAGGAAGGGGGAAGAGTTCTTGCTCCGGTTTCAGACTTCATTCCAGTGGATGCAGCCATTCCTGGATGTCCTCCAAGACCAAGTGAAATTCTAGAGGCAGTCTTGACAGTTGCTCCTGGAGCTATTGCAGCTAAAGGAAGAGCTCAAGATGCAAGAAAAGATTAG